From Carya illinoinensis cultivar Pawnee chromosome 5, C.illinoinensisPawnee_v1, whole genome shotgun sequence, one genomic window encodes:
- the LOC122310881 gene encoding tRNA pseudouridine synthase A-like isoform X3 — protein MTENPKHLLDRVSESPHRPSKIAKTAAQNLSNDEEEQQEAPMGPSPRTQRYLVAIEYIGTRFSGSQQQPNFRTVVGVLEEAFHKFIGQPVSIVCSSRTDAGVHALSNVCHVDIQRISKRKPGEVLPPHEQTVVRRAVNHFLQKNEGDIMVIDVRCVPADFHARFKAQERTYFYRLLSGPEPLSTFERDRAWHVPEELDILAMQEACKILVGHHDFSSFRAAGCQAKSPIRTLDELTVSEVVSTPYFPSIVERRQNNLIMEDLHASSNKSESDLPVSSISIGNGASGFNGEASLGFGIRRRHRCFVVRLLVGVLKAVGTGNLTISDVERILNAKSVTAASPMAPPCGLYLGHVKYDLP, from the exons ATGACAGAAAATCCCAAGCACTTGCTAGACCGTGTCTCCGAATCTCCCCATAGGCCTTCTAAAATCGCAAAAACCGCCGCCCAAAACCTCAGCAACGACGAAGAGGAACAGCAAGAAGCGCCCATGGGCCCAAGCCCTAGAACCCAGCGATACCTGGTCGCGATCGAGTACATTGGGACTCGTTTCTCCGGGTCTCAGCAGCAACCTAACTTCCGTACCGTCGTTGGCGTTCTTGAG GAAgcttttcataaatttattggCCAGCCAGTTTCAATTGTTTGTTCAAGTCGTACT GATGCAGGAGTGCATGCCTTATCAAATGTTTGTCATGTAGATATTCAACGCATAAGCAAAAGGAAGCCTGGTGAAGTG TTACCACCTCATGAACAAACTGTGGTCAGAAGAGCTGTGAACCATTTCTTACAG AAGAATGAAGGTGATATAATGGTGATTGATGTTCGATGTGTTCCAGCTGATTTCCACGCTAGATTCAAAGCTCAAGAGCGCAC GTACTTCTATCGCTTGCTTTCTGGACCAGAACCTTTGTCGACCTTTGAGAGGGACAGAGCGTGGCATGTTCCTGAGGAGTTAGATATACTTGCCATGCAG GAAGCATGCAAAATTCTTGTTGGGCATCATGACTTCAGTTCCTTTAGAGCAGCTGGTTGTCAG GCAAAATCACCAATTAGAACTTTAGATGAACTCACGGTTTCTGAGGTAGTTTCAACTCCATATTTTCCGTCCATAGTTGAAAGGAGACAGAACAATCTAATCATGGAAGATCTTCATGCAAGCTCAAACAAGTCGGAGAGTGACCTACCTGTTAGTTCTATTTCCATTGGCAATGGGGCAAGCGGCTTTAATGGTGAAGCTTCTCTTGGATTTGGCATAAGAAGAAGGCATCGTTGCTTTGTG GTTAGACTGCTCGTTGGTGTTCTAAAAGCTGTTGGAACTGGAAACTTGACAATCTCAGATG TTGAAAGAATCCTTAATGCAAAGAGTGTGACTGCTGCAAGTCCCATGGCCCCTCCATGTGGTCTCTACCTTGGGCATGTGAAATATGATCTGCCTTGA
- the LOC122310881 gene encoding tRNA pseudouridine synthase A-like isoform X2 codes for MTENPKHLLDRVSESPHRPSKIAKTAAQNLSNDEEEQQEAPMGPSPRTQRYLVAIEYIGTRFSGSQQQPNFRTVVGVLEEAFHKFIGQPVSIVCSSRTDAGVHALSNVCHVDIQRISKRKPGEVLPPHEQTVVRRAVNHFLQNEGDIMVIDVRCVPADFHARFKAQERTYFYRLLSGPEPLSTFERDRAWHVPEELDILAMQEACKILVGHHDFSSFRAAGCQAKSPIRTLDELTVSEVVSTPYFPSIVERRQNNLIMEDLHASSNKSESDLPVSSISIGNGASGFNGEASLGFGIRRRHRCFVVTARARSFLYHQVRLLVGVLKAVGTGNLTISDVERILNAKSVTAASPMAPPCGLYLGHVKYDLP; via the exons ATGACAGAAAATCCCAAGCACTTGCTAGACCGTGTCTCCGAATCTCCCCATAGGCCTTCTAAAATCGCAAAAACCGCCGCCCAAAACCTCAGCAACGACGAAGAGGAACAGCAAGAAGCGCCCATGGGCCCAAGCCCTAGAACCCAGCGATACCTGGTCGCGATCGAGTACATTGGGACTCGTTTCTCCGGGTCTCAGCAGCAACCTAACTTCCGTACCGTCGTTGGCGTTCTTGAG GAAgcttttcataaatttattggCCAGCCAGTTTCAATTGTTTGTTCAAGTCGTACT GATGCAGGAGTGCATGCCTTATCAAATGTTTGTCATGTAGATATTCAACGCATAAGCAAAAGGAAGCCTGGTGAAGTG TTACCACCTCATGAACAAACTGTGGTCAGAAGAGCTGTGAACCATTTCTTACAG AATGAAGGTGATATAATGGTGATTGATGTTCGATGTGTTCCAGCTGATTTCCACGCTAGATTCAAAGCTCAAGAGCGCAC GTACTTCTATCGCTTGCTTTCTGGACCAGAACCTTTGTCGACCTTTGAGAGGGACAGAGCGTGGCATGTTCCTGAGGAGTTAGATATACTTGCCATGCAG GAAGCATGCAAAATTCTTGTTGGGCATCATGACTTCAGTTCCTTTAGAGCAGCTGGTTGTCAG GCAAAATCACCAATTAGAACTTTAGATGAACTCACGGTTTCTGAGGTAGTTTCAACTCCATATTTTCCGTCCATAGTTGAAAGGAGACAGAACAATCTAATCATGGAAGATCTTCATGCAAGCTCAAACAAGTCGGAGAGTGACCTACCTGTTAGTTCTATTTCCATTGGCAATGGGGCAAGCGGCTTTAATGGTGAAGCTTCTCTTGGATTTGGCATAAGAAGAAGGCATCGTTGCTTTGTGGTAACTGCACGTGCACGCTCTTTTCTTTATCACCAG GTTAGACTGCTCGTTGGTGTTCTAAAAGCTGTTGGAACTGGAAACTTGACAATCTCAGATG TTGAAAGAATCCTTAATGCAAAGAGTGTGACTGCTGCAAGTCCCATGGCCCCTCCATGTGGTCTCTACCTTGGGCATGTGAAATATGATCTGCCTTGA
- the LOC122310881 gene encoding tRNA pseudouridine synthase A-like isoform X4 — protein MTENPKHLLDRVSESPHRPSKIAKTAAQNLSNDEEEQQEAPMGPSPRTQRYLVAIEYIGTRFSGSQQQPNFRTVVGVLEDAGVHALSNVCHVDIQRISKRKPGEVLPPHEQTVVRRAVNHFLQKNEGDIMVIDVRCVPADFHARFKAQERTYFYRLLSGPEPLSTFERDRAWHVPEELDILAMQEACKILVGHHDFSSFRAAGCQAKSPIRTLDELTVSEVVSTPYFPSIVERRQNNLIMEDLHASSNKSESDLPVSSISIGNGASGFNGEASLGFGIRRRHRCFVVTARARSFLYHQVRLLVGVLKAVGTGNLTISDVERILNAKSVTAASPMAPPCGLYLGHVKYDLP, from the exons ATGACAGAAAATCCCAAGCACTTGCTAGACCGTGTCTCCGAATCTCCCCATAGGCCTTCTAAAATCGCAAAAACCGCCGCCCAAAACCTCAGCAACGACGAAGAGGAACAGCAAGAAGCGCCCATGGGCCCAAGCCCTAGAACCCAGCGATACCTGGTCGCGATCGAGTACATTGGGACTCGTTTCTCCGGGTCTCAGCAGCAACCTAACTTCCGTACCGTCGTTGGCGTTCTTGAG GATGCAGGAGTGCATGCCTTATCAAATGTTTGTCATGTAGATATTCAACGCATAAGCAAAAGGAAGCCTGGTGAAGTG TTACCACCTCATGAACAAACTGTGGTCAGAAGAGCTGTGAACCATTTCTTACAG AAGAATGAAGGTGATATAATGGTGATTGATGTTCGATGTGTTCCAGCTGATTTCCACGCTAGATTCAAAGCTCAAGAGCGCAC GTACTTCTATCGCTTGCTTTCTGGACCAGAACCTTTGTCGACCTTTGAGAGGGACAGAGCGTGGCATGTTCCTGAGGAGTTAGATATACTTGCCATGCAG GAAGCATGCAAAATTCTTGTTGGGCATCATGACTTCAGTTCCTTTAGAGCAGCTGGTTGTCAG GCAAAATCACCAATTAGAACTTTAGATGAACTCACGGTTTCTGAGGTAGTTTCAACTCCATATTTTCCGTCCATAGTTGAAAGGAGACAGAACAATCTAATCATGGAAGATCTTCATGCAAGCTCAAACAAGTCGGAGAGTGACCTACCTGTTAGTTCTATTTCCATTGGCAATGGGGCAAGCGGCTTTAATGGTGAAGCTTCTCTTGGATTTGGCATAAGAAGAAGGCATCGTTGCTTTGTGGTAACTGCACGTGCACGCTCTTTTCTTTATCACCAG GTTAGACTGCTCGTTGGTGTTCTAAAAGCTGTTGGAACTGGAAACTTGACAATCTCAGATG TTGAAAGAATCCTTAATGCAAAGAGTGTGACTGCTGCAAGTCCCATGGCCCCTCCATGTGGTCTCTACCTTGGGCATGTGAAATATGATCTGCCTTGA
- the LOC122310881 gene encoding tRNA pseudouridine synthase A-like isoform X5 yields MTENPKHLLDRVSESPHRPSKIAKTAAQNLSNDEEEQQEAPMGPSPRTQRYLVAIEYIGTRFSGSQQQPNFRTVVGVLEDAGVHALSNVCHVDIQRISKRKPGEVLPPHEQTVVRRAVNHFLQNEGDIMVIDVRCVPADFHARFKAQERTYFYRLLSGPEPLSTFERDRAWHVPEELDILAMQEACKILVGHHDFSSFRAAGCQAKSPIRTLDELTVSEVVSTPYFPSIVERRQNNLIMEDLHASSNKSESDLPVSSISIGNGASGFNGEASLGFGIRRRHRCFVVTARARSFLYHQVRLLVGVLKAVGTGNLTISDVERILNAKSVTAASPMAPPCGLYLGHVKYDLP; encoded by the exons ATGACAGAAAATCCCAAGCACTTGCTAGACCGTGTCTCCGAATCTCCCCATAGGCCTTCTAAAATCGCAAAAACCGCCGCCCAAAACCTCAGCAACGACGAAGAGGAACAGCAAGAAGCGCCCATGGGCCCAAGCCCTAGAACCCAGCGATACCTGGTCGCGATCGAGTACATTGGGACTCGTTTCTCCGGGTCTCAGCAGCAACCTAACTTCCGTACCGTCGTTGGCGTTCTTGAG GATGCAGGAGTGCATGCCTTATCAAATGTTTGTCATGTAGATATTCAACGCATAAGCAAAAGGAAGCCTGGTGAAGTG TTACCACCTCATGAACAAACTGTGGTCAGAAGAGCTGTGAACCATTTCTTACAG AATGAAGGTGATATAATGGTGATTGATGTTCGATGTGTTCCAGCTGATTTCCACGCTAGATTCAAAGCTCAAGAGCGCAC GTACTTCTATCGCTTGCTTTCTGGACCAGAACCTTTGTCGACCTTTGAGAGGGACAGAGCGTGGCATGTTCCTGAGGAGTTAGATATACTTGCCATGCAG GAAGCATGCAAAATTCTTGTTGGGCATCATGACTTCAGTTCCTTTAGAGCAGCTGGTTGTCAG GCAAAATCACCAATTAGAACTTTAGATGAACTCACGGTTTCTGAGGTAGTTTCAACTCCATATTTTCCGTCCATAGTTGAAAGGAGACAGAACAATCTAATCATGGAAGATCTTCATGCAAGCTCAAACAAGTCGGAGAGTGACCTACCTGTTAGTTCTATTTCCATTGGCAATGGGGCAAGCGGCTTTAATGGTGAAGCTTCTCTTGGATTTGGCATAAGAAGAAGGCATCGTTGCTTTGTGGTAACTGCACGTGCACGCTCTTTTCTTTATCACCAG GTTAGACTGCTCGTTGGTGTTCTAAAAGCTGTTGGAACTGGAAACTTGACAATCTCAGATG TTGAAAGAATCCTTAATGCAAAGAGTGTGACTGCTGCAAGTCCCATGGCCCCTCCATGTGGTCTCTACCTTGGGCATGTGAAATATGATCTGCCTTGA
- the LOC122310881 gene encoding tRNA pseudouridine synthase A-like isoform X1, with the protein MTENPKHLLDRVSESPHRPSKIAKTAAQNLSNDEEEQQEAPMGPSPRTQRYLVAIEYIGTRFSGSQQQPNFRTVVGVLEEAFHKFIGQPVSIVCSSRTDAGVHALSNVCHVDIQRISKRKPGEVLPPHEQTVVRRAVNHFLQKNEGDIMVIDVRCVPADFHARFKAQERTYFYRLLSGPEPLSTFERDRAWHVPEELDILAMQEACKILVGHHDFSSFRAAGCQAKSPIRTLDELTVSEVVSTPYFPSIVERRQNNLIMEDLHASSNKSESDLPVSSISIGNGASGFNGEASLGFGIRRRHRCFVVTARARSFLYHQVRLLVGVLKAVGTGNLTISDVERILNAKSVTAASPMAPPCGLYLGHVKYDLP; encoded by the exons ATGACAGAAAATCCCAAGCACTTGCTAGACCGTGTCTCCGAATCTCCCCATAGGCCTTCTAAAATCGCAAAAACCGCCGCCCAAAACCTCAGCAACGACGAAGAGGAACAGCAAGAAGCGCCCATGGGCCCAAGCCCTAGAACCCAGCGATACCTGGTCGCGATCGAGTACATTGGGACTCGTTTCTCCGGGTCTCAGCAGCAACCTAACTTCCGTACCGTCGTTGGCGTTCTTGAG GAAgcttttcataaatttattggCCAGCCAGTTTCAATTGTTTGTTCAAGTCGTACT GATGCAGGAGTGCATGCCTTATCAAATGTTTGTCATGTAGATATTCAACGCATAAGCAAAAGGAAGCCTGGTGAAGTG TTACCACCTCATGAACAAACTGTGGTCAGAAGAGCTGTGAACCATTTCTTACAG AAGAATGAAGGTGATATAATGGTGATTGATGTTCGATGTGTTCCAGCTGATTTCCACGCTAGATTCAAAGCTCAAGAGCGCAC GTACTTCTATCGCTTGCTTTCTGGACCAGAACCTTTGTCGACCTTTGAGAGGGACAGAGCGTGGCATGTTCCTGAGGAGTTAGATATACTTGCCATGCAG GAAGCATGCAAAATTCTTGTTGGGCATCATGACTTCAGTTCCTTTAGAGCAGCTGGTTGTCAG GCAAAATCACCAATTAGAACTTTAGATGAACTCACGGTTTCTGAGGTAGTTTCAACTCCATATTTTCCGTCCATAGTTGAAAGGAGACAGAACAATCTAATCATGGAAGATCTTCATGCAAGCTCAAACAAGTCGGAGAGTGACCTACCTGTTAGTTCTATTTCCATTGGCAATGGGGCAAGCGGCTTTAATGGTGAAGCTTCTCTTGGATTTGGCATAAGAAGAAGGCATCGTTGCTTTGTGGTAACTGCACGTGCACGCTCTTTTCTTTATCACCAG GTTAGACTGCTCGTTGGTGTTCTAAAAGCTGTTGGAACTGGAAACTTGACAATCTCAGATG TTGAAAGAATCCTTAATGCAAAGAGTGTGACTGCTGCAAGTCCCATGGCCCCTCCATGTGGTCTCTACCTTGGGCATGTGAAATATGATCTGCCTTGA